From the Acidovorax sp. NCPPB 3576 genome, the window ACCGGCCGGGCCGGGGGCGATGCCGCCGATCCATTCGCCCGCCCCGGGCGGCACCTTGCGCGGCGCCCGGGCCTTGGGGGTGGCGGCATTCACCAGCGACAGCAGGGGCTTGGCGGCGGCCTTCACCCGCGCCGGGCGCGTGGCCCGGGCCAGCGCCTTCAGGTTGCGCTGGTAGGCCCGGGTGAAAACGGACAAGGAAAACAGTCGGGAGCTGCGGGGCATGGGCGGTCGTCCAATCGGCGGGGTAGCGGGTTCACCATACCAGTTTTGTTGCAGTGCAGCATTTTTTGGGCCTACCCACTATGGAATTGGCGCAATGGACTACAAACCCGCTGGCCGCAAGCCGCCGAAAAATGTCCTGAAATGATCGACCTTTGGCCGCCCGGGGACGGACGGCGCCCGCCACCGCTTTCACAATCAGCGCCATACTCCACCCACCATGAAACCACTGCCATGAAAACCTGTCTCATAGTGATCGACGCGCAGGAATCGTTCCGCCAACGCCCTTACTTCACCGAGGAAAGCCTGCCGCCCTATCTGGCCGCGCAGAACGCGCTGATCGATGGCTGCGTGGTCCGGGGCGTGCCCGTGGTGCGCATCTTTCACAGCGATGGCCCCGCCGAGGCCGGCAACCCGTTCGCCATCGAATCCGGCCATGTGCGCCCGCTGGACGGGCTGGCGCCGTTCGAGGCCGCCGCCACCTTCACCAAATCGCGGCACAGCGCGCTGGTGGACAC encodes:
- a CDS encoding cysteine hydrolase family protein, which produces MKTCLIVIDAQESFRQRPYFTEESLPPYLAAQNALIDGCVVRGVPVVRIFHSDGPAEAGNPFAIESGHVRPLDGLAPFEAAATFTKSRHSALVDTGLAVWLTQHGIRRLIVSGIRTEQCCETATRHACDLGWQVDYALDATLTWDMVQPDGRTLTAADIHARTATVLQDRFATVCTAAQALERLGTAA